GATGTTTGAAGAGCGGACGGTAATGTAATGAAAAAAATAGATGAATTGCGCAATATGTCAGTTGAAGAATTGCAAAATGAATTGCTTTCATTACGTAAAGATCAGTTTAATTTACGAATGAAGAAAGCAAGCGGCTCACTAGATAAAACACATCTGATCACTATGGTGCGTAAGTCAGTGGCAAAAGTTAAAACAATCTTGACTGAAAAGGCAGGTAAGTGAAATGTCTACTAATAGTGAATCAAATGCCAGAACAATGATTGGAAAAGTAGTTAGCGACAAAATGGATAAAACTATTGTAGTTATGATTGAACGTACTGTGAAACATCCAAAGTACGGGAAAATCATGAAGCGAAGAACTAAACTACATGCACATGATGAAAATCAAGTTTGCCGAGTTGGTAATACCGTAAAAATCCGTGAGTCACGACCACTCTCTAAAACGAAAAGCTGGGTATTAGTCGAAGTAATTTCATAAGTAACTTAATTGTTTTACTTTTAAAACCCTAAAAGGCCTGATATAATCAGCAGCCTTTTTCTGGTCGAAATTAGATCTGGAGAGAAAAATGATCCAAATGCAGACAGTGCTTGAAGTAGCTGATAATAGCGGAGCACGTAAAGTAATGTGTATTAAAGTACTTGGTGGATCACACAGACGGTATGCCCGTGTAGGTGATGTAATTAAAGTAAGCGTGAAAGATGCTATACCAAGAAGTAAGGTAAAAAAAGGGGCTGTAATGAGAGCGGTAGTTGTTAGAACTGCTCAAGGTGTCCGAAGAGATGATGGTTCATTGATTCGATTTGATGATAATGCAGCAGTTCTTTTAAACAACCAAAACGAGCCGATAGGTACACGTATATTTGGCCCGGTTACACGTGAGTTAAGAGAAAGATTTATGAAGATAATTTCTCTTGCCGCAGAGGTTTTGTGAGAAGGATTAGAT
Above is a genomic segment from Legionella pneumophila subsp. pascullei containing:
- the rpmC gene encoding 50S ribosomal protein L29; this encodes MKKIDELRNMSVEELQNELLSLRKDQFNLRMKKASGSLDKTHLITMVRKSVAKVKTILTEKAGK
- the rpsQ gene encoding 30S ribosomal protein S17, with product MSTNSESNARTMIGKVVSDKMDKTIVVMIERTVKHPKYGKIMKRRTKLHAHDENQVCRVGNTVKIRESRPLSKTKSWVLVEVIS
- the rplN gene encoding 50S ribosomal protein L14 → MIQMQTVLEVADNSGARKVMCIKVLGGSHRRYARVGDVIKVSVKDAIPRSKVKKGAVMRAVVVRTAQGVRRDDGSLIRFDDNAAVLLNNQNEPIGTRIFGPVTRELRERFMKIISLAAEVL